The genomic window TCTTATTCTAATTGCATCGGGAGTCAATCATAACCATTTTCATGCTTTGATGTTGTTAAAAATTGATCTACAATTCCTTTATATCCGTTTTCTTGACTTAAATCCGAAGCTTCAGTGTCCCCTGATGTAAACGTAAATGAAACCATAATAAGCATCGCAGCTAGCATGGAAGTTTTTTTCTTCATGATTGATCAACTCCTAATATAATTTTACTATTCATTTCTTTTGCGTACTCTAAGAAATACAGAGCCTTTGCCGAATCAGCAACCTTTTCAAAATGTTTAGAAATTTCCCTGCACAACTCACGACATTCAACAAAGTCCTCGTTGGCTTCCAGAATTTCTACTCCTCGATTGACAAGGGAAATATCGTCTTCTAAGTAAAGGCCACGACAGATCATAAGCTTTGCTTTTATACCTTTTGCATCTTTATTATGTACCTCTTCCTCTAATTGTTCAAGCCCCTCTGGCTTATTTCCCAACCTTAATTGTAAATTTATAACATGATATTTCGCTTTTAAATAAATAGCTGAATCTTGAAATTCTTTAATATCTAAGGCTTCGGTAAAGTGTTTAATAGCTTTTTCATATTTCTCAAGTGCAATGCTATTTACACCAATATTGTATTTCGTTATAGCATAGTTATATGGATACGATTCTGTAGCAATTAGTAACTCATTGTAAATTGATTCTGCCTTTTCGTGCTGATGAAGTTCGCTATAAATTCCTGATAAAATATGCTTACAAGTAAAAACGTTAACAATATAGGTAGGATCTTTTTCAAAGAACTCTAACGCTTGTTCAAGATAAGAGAATGCGAACGTATACTGATCAATATGATAATAACTAATTCCGAGCTTCTGATAAAATTCTGCTTTTTCCACAGGATCATCTACTTTTTCAATAAGTCTTTCAGCAATTTTGTACGTACGTATAGCTGACTTATATCGCTTTTGATAAAACTCATTTCTTCCCCAAACATAGTAATACATAAATTTCAAGTAGTCATTGGCTTGGTTTGCTATGCCTTCTAAAATGGTTACATCTAAATTCGCTTTCGCTTCATCTGGAGATACCTTTAACATTAACAGATCATACTGCATCGAAACCAATTGATAGTAGGCTAACATTTTGTCGTCCGGTTTCATATTTGCAACCATTACATCGACTTTTGGTTTTAATAATTTTGCTTGTTTTATATCCTTTGTCATAATGCAGCTATACCATTCTACAATTTGTTGTCCTACCCTTTCGACGGCATATGTCTTCATATCCAATCCTCATTTCTTCAATTTCAATCTCTTTCAAATAGTATACAGGAAATTAATTGAAATTTAAGATTTTCCAGGTTGGGAAAATGGTTGAACCAGTAAGTTTTTTGCATATCTGTTTTTGTCTATTAGTGTCATTTTTAGTCGAAAGGATTTGGTTATATTTCATAGTCTACGAGGAAAAGACACTCGGTTATCACTCATTCAACCGCAATTTCATAGACGACTTCCAAGTCCTCGTTTTTGAGTTGCAATTGGATAGGTATTATTACGAGTATAGATTAATAAGTAGCCTCCCTCGGAAAGTGGTTTAATAAATCGAAAATGGTCTATCCCTTCTTTCCAAATCGATTCCCTCCATCCCTTACTACCGCTAAGGTTATTTAATAAGGAATATGATGAAGGGGCTTTGTTCGGTCGTGAAAATACTCGCAAAGAGATTATGTTTAATGGTCGTGGCCTTGTTATAACGAGTAGGCAAAAAAGAAAAATATGCTAACTGTAGCTTTCAAAAACTCTAAGTGCGCCTTATTCATTAAAAAACTGTTGTTTGCTGGTTGCTGGTATACATTGAAGTTAATTATTCATCATCCAAAAGGTCTTTATTTTTCTTGTAAGACCTTACTAAAGACAAGAAAGTAAGTAAGTACATTAGGAAGGATACTAGTAAGAACTGTGCTACCATACTTAACCAATCGGTAGAATTTGTTGGTAGATTAATGAAAATAGAAGACAATACAGTGAAAATCCCACCGAATATCAATGATTGTACTAACGTCGTCTTTCTTTCTTTCTTAAATTCCTTTTTGCTAGACAAATTTGTGTATTCAATTCCTGATAAGGAATATCTTACTGTAATATAAATCGAACCAACACCAATAAGGGCAAATGTAGATATAGTCATGTCTAGCTGAGTGAAACGACTTAAAGCTAATAACACAATACTCGATAAGAATAACAAAACAAAGCTTTCTGCCATGTAGTAGACAATTTTTTGTTCTTTATACTCATCACTAGGTAACAAAAAACGAATCCACGTTTTAATCAACTTCCCACCTCCCAAAACAAATCATCCAAAGTCTTATTCAAGACTTGGGCAATATCTAAACAAAGCTTTAAAGATGGATTATATTGCCCTTTTTCAATTAAACCAATAGTTTGCCTTGTAACATTAGTTAACTCTGCTAGTTCGCTTTGGGTTAGGGATTTTTCGAGTCGTGCAAGCTTAACCTTATTTATCAATAAAAAATCACCCTTTCCAATTACTAGTTAATTGTAACATATACATTGCATAATGCAAACTATATATTACATATATTCAATATGTAAGTAAGTGTACTTTAATTGTGCGTATTATAGGACTTTCATTCTTCCCCCCTTAGCTGTCCTATTAACTAAGGGGGATTTTGCAAGTGTTTAAGGAATAATACATAATGCTGATGTGATTAATTTAGCAGAGTAATATAAAGGGGTGAATTTTATGTTTTATTTTGAAAAGAACGTAAAGCAGTTTGTGAGTAGTTATCCAATAACAGTGATCTATATATGCTTGTGTGTCTTCTTTTCTCTAATAGTTCTGTTTTTTCTTAATGGTTATAGGGAGCATTCATTATTGCTTATGGGGGCATTGAATGGGAATACGCTCGAAAATAAAGAATTTTGGAGATTCATCACTTACTCAATTGGGCATATGAGTCTTTTTCATCTGATTGTTAATATACCGTTTTTAATGATTCTATCAAGACCATTAGAGAAATATTTTGGTAGTTTTCTATATCTAATAATCCTTGTTTTTTTATCCTTGTTAACCGGCATTACCATTGAACTGTTTCACTCTAGAGATTTTCCTTTAGCAGGGTCTTCAGGAATTGGCTATGGTTTAATAGGAATTTATATGTATTATATTATTTTTAATCAAAACAAATTGAATCAAGATGACAGAAGGTTCATGACAATCTTTAGTGTAATTGGTTTATTTTCAACTTTTACGATTCCAAATATCTCTATTGTAGGACATTTTAGTGCTTTCACTTTTGGTTTGTTAATGGGGTTTATAACAGATTTAATGATTAAGGATAGGAAGAGAATTACTCATTAGATAGTAGATAAAAGAAAAATCTACAGATTAAGAGCAGATGTACTCAGCATTTTTCATTTGTTTTTTAATAAGGCTCATTTACATACCCTTGGTTTTGCCCCTGCACCAGAATAAGAGCTTAGCTATCATTTAGCATACGGTAAATAGTAGCTCTTGAAGAGCAAGAAGAGAAACAAACACAAAAAACGAGGCTGGGACAAAAGTAGATAGACAGACCAAAATGACGAACATTCCTGAAAATAGGAACGTTCGTCGTTTGTTTTATATGAAAATGAGCGGAAGGAGAATCTGAAGACTCCTGGGGGATCAGCACGTGTCTGAAGACTCTGGAGTGGCGGTTTTCCAAGGAGGAGGCTGAGGCCGTGTCCCCGGAAAGCGAAGGATTCTCCTGTAGCGGTGCTACTCAGCATATTTTAGACTATTCGTCTTTTCAAATACTACTTTTAGTTATGTCCCAGCCTCTTCCACACCACAAACAATTTCTGTTAGAGGCTGTTTACCTTATACGAATGCTGGTACGACGGTATTCTCACTTCCGACCATACGAATTTTTGATTTCGCCATCTCGATTGCAGCTTCTTTTGCTTTTTGTAAGTAAGCTCTAGGATCTAAGCTTTCTGGTGCATCTTCAAAGTGCTGACGGATGGCTTCTGAATAAGCGTTCTTTAATTCAGTCGAAACATTCACTTTGGCCATTCCGAGTTCGACACATCGGCGTACATCTTCCTCTGGTACGGCTGATCCCCCATGTAGTACGAGCGGAACATCGACGATTGAAGCAATTTGTTCAATTCGTTCGAAATCAATTTCTGGTTTCCCTTTGTATATGCCATGAGCTGTTCCAATAGCTGGTGCTAGAGTAGGTACTCCTGTTTGTTCAACGAATCGTTTACACTCTTCGGGAATGGCTTTCTGCGCATCTTCTTCAGCCACAACGATGTCATCTTCTACGCCACCGACTTTGCCGAGCTCTGCTTCAATGTTAACACCTAATGTTTTTGCCAACGCGACGACTTCTTTAGTACGAGCAACATTCTCGTCAAATGGATGCATCGACGCATCAATCATTACAGAGGTATAACCGGCGCGAATGGCTTCTTTTATGACGTTATAATCTGTGCAATGATCCAGGTGCAGACCAGTTGGAACATTAAAATGCTCAGCTGCTGCTTTTGCCACTCGCACAAGGTTGTCCGCTTTTAAAGATTGAACCGTTCCCACTGTTGTTTGGAGAATGACCGGTGATTTTAATGCCGCTGCCGCTTCTAACACCCAAAAGATGCTATCAAATGAATGGACGTTGAATGCGACAATGCCGTGTTTATTCGCTTTCGCTTTCTCTAGCATTGGTGTCGTTGATTGTAATCCCATTAGTTGTCATCTCCTGTAATAGCTAAATTAATTTTCTCTGAAAGTTCACGTGCAGTCTGTGCCTGAAGAAAACCATCTCTTTTCTCGTCGTCCATCAGGGCTGATGATAAGGCAGCCAACGCTTGCAAGTGAGTAGAGCCAGCTTCTTCTTTTGGAATAAGCAACGAAATAAAGAAAAAGGCGGGTTGATCATCAAACGAGTCCCAATCAATCCCTTGCTCCGTTCGAACAACGATGATGCCCGGTTGGGTAATGGTTTCAGCTTGCGTGTGAGGAATGGCAAATCCGTCTAGGAATCCCGTTGTGCTCTGTGCCTCTCGCTCTTTTAAACCCGCCATCACTCTTTCTGCGTCTGTTGCTATCCCATTTTGGACAGCAATCTCAGCAATTGTAGAGAAGACCTCTTCTTGTGTTTTGGCTGTTGCATGCAAATGAATTTGATTTTCCGTTATCATGTCTTTCACTCCTTTAGGTGTTTAGTCTTCGATTGGTTTCCCTCCAGCAATCTTCTTGCGGTATAAGCCAAATAGAATGCCGGCTAGAATGGAGCCAGTTAAGATAGAAAAGACCCATTTTAATGCTCCTGTTACAACTGGCAAGACGAGAAACCCGCCATGTGGTGCTGGCACTTGGACGCTAAAGTAATACGTCATAATGGCAGCGATAGACGATCCGAACATAAGGATTGGTAATACAACAATCGGGTTTTTCGCCGCAAAAGGAATAGCGCCTTCCGTAATATGAGTTGAACCTAGTATAAAGTTGACCATTCCAGCGTTACGTTCTTCTTTCGTGAAATACTTACGGTAAAACAAAACAGCAAAAGCGGTAATGAGCGGTGGTGCAATACAAGCCGCAGATACCCCTGCCATAAAGTAGAGATTTCCTTGTGATAACAACAATGTTCCTGTTACATAAGCCGCTTTGTTTACCGGTCCACCCATGTCAAATGCACACATGGCGCCTACTATTAATCCTAACAACAGCGGGCTCGAAGTCTGGACAGAAGACAAGAAGGTCATCATTCCTTCATTTATGGAGGCAATCGGTGTCATAAGCGGGAACATCACTGCTCCGATTAGGAAAATACCGAGTACTGGAAATAAGAAGATCATTTTCAACCCGTCTAAAGACTTAGGAAATTTCTTCATGACGAATTGTAGAAGAACAATGAGATAACCAGCGGCAAAACCAGCTATAATACCACCAAGAAAACCAGCGCCAGTTTCAACGGCCAATAGTCCTCCTATAAAACCAACAACCATACCTGAGCGTTTTCCAATCGATTCGGCAATGAACGCAGCCAGGATCGGAACCATTAAGCTAAAACTAAGTCCGCCTAAGTTGTTTA from Shouchella hunanensis includes these protein-coding regions:
- a CDS encoding class II fructose-bisphosphate aldolase — translated: MGLQSTTPMLEKAKANKHGIVAFNVHSFDSIFWVLEAAAALKSPVILQTTVGTVQSLKADNLVRVAKAAAEHFNVPTGLHLDHCTDYNVIKEAIRAGYTSVMIDASMHPFDENVARTKEVVALAKTLGVNIEAELGKVGGVEDDIVVAEEDAQKAIPEECKRFVEQTGVPTLAPAIGTAHGIYKGKPEIDFERIEQIASIVDVPLVLHGGSAVPEEDVRRCVELGMAKVNVSTELKNAYSEAIRQHFEDAPESLDPRAYLQKAKEAAIEMAKSKIRMVGSENTVVPAFV
- a CDS encoding helix-turn-helix transcriptional regulator, whose translation is MINKVKLARLEKSLTQSELAELTNVTRQTIGLIEKGQYNPSLKLCLDIAQVLNKTLDDLFWEVGS
- a CDS encoding PTS sugar transporter subunit IIA produces the protein MITENQIHLHATAKTQEEVFSTIAEIAVQNGIATDAERVMAGLKEREAQSTTGFLDGFAIPHTQAETITQPGIIVVRTEQGIDWDSFDDQPAFFFISLLIPKEEAGSTHLQALAALSSALMDDEKRDGFLQAQTARELSEKINLAITGDDN
- a CDS encoding PTS fructose transporter subunit IIC: MSQVKIIAVTGCPTGIAHTFMAAAALKKAAEKMDVDIEIKVETHGQAGIENALTEQDIQEAKGVIVAADKDVNADRFHGKPVVDVPVAKALRGAEALIQQILTDEAPIYKAKSGYTNQEGTEKPTTKKGGSIGRSIYKSLMNGVSHMLPFVVGGGVLIALSFLFGIYSADPDHETYNAFAGFLNNLGGLSFSLMVPILAAFIAESIGKRSGMVVGFIGGLLAVETGAGFLGGIIAGFAAGYLIVLLQFVMKKFPKSLDGLKMIFLFPVLGIFLIGAVMFPLMTPIASINEGMMTFLSSVQTSSPLLLGLIVGAMCAFDMGGPVNKAAYVTGTLLLSQGNLYFMAGVSAACIAPPLITAFAVLFYRKYFTKEERNAGMVNFILGSTHITEGAIPFAAKNPIVVLPILMFGSSIAAIMTYYFSVQVPAPHGGFLVLPVVTGALKWVFSILTGSILAGILFGLYRKKIAGGKPIED
- a CDS encoding rhomboid family intramembrane serine protease, with amino-acid sequence MFYFEKNVKQFVSSYPITVIYICLCVFFSLIVLFFLNGYREHSLLLMGALNGNTLENKEFWRFITYSIGHMSLFHLIVNIPFLMILSRPLEKYFGSFLYLIILVFLSLLTGITIELFHSRDFPLAGSSGIGYGLIGIYMYYIIFNQNKLNQDDRRFMTIFSVIGLFSTFTIPNISIVGHFSAFTFGLLMGFITDLMIKDRKRITH
- a CDS encoding DUF3278 domain-containing protein produces the protein MIKTWIRFLLPSDEYKEQKIVYYMAESFVLLFLSSIVLLALSRFTQLDMTISTFALIGVGSIYITVRYSLSGIEYTNLSSKKEFKKERKTTLVQSLIFGGIFTVLSSIFINLPTNSTDWLSMVAQFLLVSFLMYLLTFLSLVRSYKKNKDLLDDE
- a CDS encoding Rap family tetratricopeptide repeat protein, whose product is MKTYAVERVGQQIVEWYSCIMTKDIKQAKLLKPKVDVMVANMKPDDKMLAYYQLVSMQYDLLMLKVSPDEAKANLDVTILEGIANQANDYLKFMYYYVWGRNEFYQKRYKSAIRTYKIAERLIEKVDDPVEKAEFYQKLGISYYHIDQYTFAFSYLEQALEFFEKDPTYIVNVFTCKHILSGIYSELHQHEKAESIYNELLIATESYPYNYAITKYNIGVNSIALEKYEKAIKHFTEALDIKEFQDSAIYLKAKYHVINLQLRLGNKPEGLEQLEEEVHNKDAKGIKAKLMICRGLYLEDDISLVNRGVEILEANEDFVECRELCREISKHFEKVADSAKALYFLEYAKEMNSKIILGVDQS